AGTTCCACGGCACGATGCCGCCAACCACGCCCACCGGTACGCGGCGGGTGCGGCTCAGCCGTTCGTCAGAGTCCTCGTTGATTACGTCTTCCAACTTCAGCGTCGATTGCGCAGCCGACATGCCAGCAGCCCCGAAAATCTCGCCCTTGGCTTGCTCATGCGGTTTGCCCTGTTCGCTGGTCAGCAAACGATAGAGCTCTTCCGCGTTTTCCTTGATCGCGCCTGAAATCGCCATGCACGCAGCCTGACGTTCTTCAAAACTGGTATTCTTCCAGGTCTTGAATGCTGCACGCGCAGCGGCAACCGCCTGGTCCAGCTCGTCTTTACCGCATTTCGGCACCTGGCCGATAACCTCTTCATTCGCGGGATTGACGACATCGCACCACTCACCGGTTTCGATCATCTGTCCGTTGATCAGGTTCTTATATTGCGTAGCCATTTGAGGGCCTCTCTCCATTAGCGAATTGAAAGTCTCGAGTCGCCAAGATGGGACGTCCCTGTCCCAAGGGCAAACGAATTCGGACAGAATAGACTGCGACGGCGCGTTGCGCTCCTATCCATTGCGCTATGCAACTGAATGTCGCAGAGTGGCGATCACGCAATGGAGCAAGAGAGGAATTTTTTCGATGGCCGATCTCGTCATCTACGGCAGCCCCGTTTCACCCTTTGTCCGCAAGGCCGCAGCGGTCTGCATCGAGAAGGGTGTCGATTTCGAGTTGGAATCGGTAAACGTCTTCGATCCGCCTGACTGGTTCCGCGCAATTTCGCCATTGAAGCGTATTCCGGTGCTGCGCGACCGCTCTATCGCTGAAGAAGGCATTCCGGGCACAATCGCCGATAGTTCCGCGATCTGTGGTTATATCGAGAAGAAGCACCCGGACGTCCCGATTTACCCGGCTGACCCCTATGCCTATGGCCGCGCATTGTGGATCGAGGAATATGCCGACAGCCATCTGGCTGCGACTGGTGGATTGGGCATATTTCGCGCGATCGCCTTTGCTGCCATGAACGGAAAAGAGCCTGACCTCGACACAGCGCGCGCGACCTGGGCGGAAAAGATGCCGCCCATCCTTGCCTATCTCGACAGCGCACTGGGCGACGGTGAATTCTATGCCGGAGACGCGCTGTCGATCGCGGATATCACCGTCACGACCTGCTTGATGCAGATGACATTGGCGGCGCACGCGCCGCTTGACGCTTATCCGGCGCTGGCGGCTCACCAGAAACGCATGCAGGCGCGCGAATCGATTGCCGGTCCCTTTGCGAAGGCGGAAGCTTTCATCCGAAAAGCGGTGCCTAAACCCCTTGATATCGCCTGATAGCCGTTTGCTAACTTTATCTTTGCCTTCGCGCGGCATAGCGCCTTAAACCATATGCCAAGGCGTGCAGGGGAAGACTAAATGACCAGCCCGTGGACAATCGGGATCATCGGCGGATCGGGGCTATATGCCATCGAGGGGCTTGAAGACGCACAGTGGATTGCGATCGAAAGCCCTTGGGGCAAGCCATCGGACGAAGTGCTGTGCGGCCGTATCGGCGATGTGCGGGTGCGGTTCCTGCCACGCCATGGCCGTGGTCACCCGATCAGCCCGGGCGAGCTTAATGCTCGCGCTAACATCGACGTTCTCAAGCGTGCGGGCTGCACCGATATCCTGGCGATCTCGGCAGTCGGATCCCTGCGCGAAGAAATCGAACCGGGCCGCTTCGCCATTGTTGAGCAATTCATTGATCGCACTAACCGCCAGCCGAACAGCTTTTTCGGCACCGGCCTGGTTGCGCATGTTTCGATGGCTGATCCGGTTTGTGCTCGCCTTTCCGAAATGGCCGCCAAGGCGTTCAAATCAGCCAAAGGCAAGGTTGCAACCGGATCGACTTATCTCGCAATGGAAGGGCCACAATTCTCGACCCGCGCAGAAAGCCGCATGTACCGAGAGTGGGGCGCGGATGTGATCGGGATGACCGCGATGCCTGAGGCCAAGCTCGCGCGTGAGGCGGAGCTGCCTTACGCGCTGATTGGCATGGTAACCGACTATGATTGCTGGCGAGACGGCGAAGCAGTCGACGTGGGGCAAGTGGTTGCGCAGATGCAGATCAACAGCCAGATAGCACGCGATGCGATTGTACGTTTCGTCAACGCATTGCCCGATGGCCGGCAGGCTTCGCCGATTGATTATGCGCTGGAAGATGCGGTCATCACAGCGCCTGACAAGCATGATCCAAACCTGATTGCCAAGCTGGATGCGGTCGCCGGGCGCTTGCTCAACCAAGGGTGATTCTCGGAACATTTGCCCATCCCAACGCTTGAATGCATGAGGCGCAGCTTTGAGCGTCGCCAGCACGGATATGCATGCAAGAACAGGAAATCATTGAAGAAGGCGAAAGCGAGTCACTCTCTTCGCCCGAAATCTATATCGAAGTGGCGCGTGAAGGCATTGAAGAAATGCAGCGTCCGTCGATCTCGTTGTTCTGGTCAGCCATCGCTGCGGGCTTTTTGATCAGCTTTTCACTCATCGCCAAGGCCGCGCTGCATGTCGAAACCTACGATCTGCCCGCTGGCTATGCGATTGAAAGTATGGGCTACACAATCGGCTTCATACTGGTGATCTATTGCCGGCTGCAGCTTTTTACAGAGAACACAATTACCCCGGTTCTGCCCACAATCGCAGCCCCCAGTGCGCGAAATCTGGGTAATTTGGGGCGTGTCTGGGGGATCAGCCTGAGCGCCAATTTTATCGGCACTGCGATCATGGCCGCTTTGTTCGCCTTCACACCGGTCGTGACGCCGGAGACGCTGGAGGCGATGATCTATATCAGCGAGAAAGTGGCTGCGATGGGCTTCATGGAATCGTTGGTCAAAGGATTGCCTTCAGGTCTGTTGATCGCTGCACTGGTATGGATGCGACCCAGCTCTGGCGAGAGCTTTCTGGGGCTGGTTTTCCTGATCATTTATGTCATTGCCATCGGCGATTTCACGCACGTGGTTGTGGGATCATGCGAAATCTTCCTGCTTGCATGGTCGGGTCAGGGCGCTCTGGCAGAGATGGCGCTGACTAACATTTTACCCACTTTGCTGGGCAATGTGATTGGCGGCACAGTGTTGTTCGCCTTGATCGCTTGGGTCCAGATCCGGCGCGAGCTCCGCGCAACAGTAACCAAATTGCGCGAAGAGGCGGACGCTGATCAGACCCGTATGTAGCCTTTAGAAAGGGCAGAAATGATGACCTGTTTGCGCGCTGAAATTCGCCAGCTCGGTGGCCCCGAAGTAATCGAATGGGTTGAAGGGGACATCCCGAACCCCGGCCCGGGCGAAGTCCTGATCCAACACAGCGCTATCGGGCTTAACTTCATCGACACCTATCATCGCGGCGGACTTTACCCGATTGATCTGCCCAGCGGGCTGGGCCTTGAAGCAGCCGGCACGATTACCGCACTGGGCGAAGGGGTAGCAGGTTATGCCGAAGGTGATCGCGTCGCTTACATGGGGCCAGGTCTGGGAGCCTACGCAACACACCGGGTGATGCCGGCCGATGCGTTGTTCAAACTGCCGGATGACGTGTCAGACGATGTTGCTGCGGCAGCGATTCTGAAGGCCGCGACGACAGAAGGGCTGGTCGAACGCTGCGCCGATGTAAATGCGGGCGACACCGTGCTGGTTCACGCAGCGGCAGGAGGCGTTGGCCTGATCATGGTCCAATGGCTGAAAGCACTGGGTGTGAATGTGATCGGGACAGTCTCTTCCGATGCAAAGGAAGTTTTGGCGCGCGAGGCCGGAAGTGACCATGTGATCCGCTATGACCGCGAGGAAATCGCGCCCTTGGTTCGGGACATCACCGGCGGAAAAGGCGTGCCGGTGGTTTTTGACGGAGTCGGAAAGGCTACTTTCGAAGCCTCACTCGACAGTATGAGCCCACGCGGACTCTTGGTGAGTTTCGGGAACGCATCAGGCGCAGTCGAAGGCGTAAACCTTGGTATTCTGGCGCAGAAAGGATCGCTGTTCGTTACACGCCCCACGCTGATGCATTACTACATGACGCCTGAGGATCGAAGCGCAGGCATCGCCCGTGTCTGGGACATGCTCAGCACCGGCAAGGTAAAGATCACTATCGGTCAGACCTATGCGCTGAAGGATGCGGCACAGGCGCACATCGATCTGGAAGCGCGCCGCACCACTGGCTCGACTATACTTCGGCCTTAGGGATCCAGCCTTTTTGACCAATCGCCAAAACGCGGCTGGAATTCATCAGCGCGGATCGATTGCCATACGCCAATCTCGAAATAGGGGATCGCTTCAAGCTTTTCGCGGGCGCTGGCTTCATCCTCGGCCTTGATCACCAATAATGAGCCAACGATCTTATCGCCCTTCACCATTGGCCCTGCGACCGCGAAATCATCACCATGTTTGTCAAAATGCTCGAGCAAGGCTTCATAGCCATGCTCGCGAAACATCGCGCTGTGTTCCCCGTCGCGGCAGTAGAATGCAAAAAGCTTCATCGCGCCACTGTAGCGTTTCTGCTGCGAAGTGGGAGAGTTTCTTTTCCGCGCGAAGGTATGGGTCAGATCACGAAATCGATCGGAGCAGGCAGCTTGCTGCGATTGACCACCATCTTGCCATGCAATGTTTCGATCTGCTTGCTGCCTGTTTTCACAAACAGGAACGGCAGCAGTCCATGTAACATGCAGGCGAAACCGCCCAACACCATGCGCACACCAAAGCCGGAAGCATGCATCAGATGCTGAAAGTATGTCTCGCCAACGCTGGCGGGATGTTCGGTAAATGCTTTCCTGATCATGCGCTGACCCGGCCCCTCTATTCGATTTTCTAGCGGGCAAGCTATCACTGTTGCTGCTAAATGAAATCCCAAACTTTGATGGATTCAGAACCCAGATTGGGATAAAAACACTGTCATGGCACAAGACATGGAACTCGACACCAAGGATTGGGCAATCCTTGCATTGCTTCAAAAAGACGCTTCGCTTTCAGTGCAAGCGATTGCCGACAAAGTGGGTCTGTCGACCAATCCGTGCTGGCGACGGATCAAATTGATGGAGGAAGCGGGGATCATCAAAAGGCGCGTCGCGCTGGTCGATGCCAGCAAGCTGGGCTTCACAACGACCGTGTTCGTCAGCATCCGCACTCGCCGTCACGATGCCGAATGGCTTGCGGCCTTTGATAATGCGATCGCGGGAATCGAGGAAATCACAGAATGTCACCGCATGGCCGGCGACATCGACTACATGCTGAAACTGTGCGTGCGGGATATCGCAGACTATGATCGCATCTACCAGCGCTTGATCAAACGTGTGCCCGATCTGGCGGATGTGACCGCGAGCTTCTCCATGGAAGAGATGAAGAGCACGACCGCCTTTCCCAGACCCGCCTAGATCAGCAGCAGAGCTACTGCGAGTGCTGCCATGAACGAAGCCAGCGTGGCAGCAATCACCGGTACCAGCGGCCTCCACCCTGCTTCCAGCAACAATGAGAGACGCGCGCGCATTGCTGTGGCCGTCACCGCCAGCAGCAACAGGAACTTTGACGCTGCCAGGCCCGATTCCGCCAATTGGACCGGCAAGGTCACAACACTGTTCACAGCCACCAGAGCCAGAAATGCGATGATGAACCATGGCATGGAAAGCCGTCGCCAGACCGGTTTCGATTTTGCCTCGGCTCCCCCTGCCTCGCCCAACCACAAAGCGATCAGCGCGACCGCGGGCGCAAGCAAAGTTACCCGCGCAAGCTTGATGATTGTAGCCTGCGCGCCAGCCTCGTCTGATATTGCATACCCACCACCAATTGCTTGCGCGACATCGTGGATCGACGCGCCAACCAGATAGCCTGCTTGCGCGGCATCCAGCCCAAGTGACTGCGCTGCGGCAGGATAAATCGAAAGCGCCAGCGCGCTGGCTAATGCTATGCCCACAAGGGTGATCGTAAAGCGCGCCTGATCAAGGCGGTCACGCCCTATGACACTATAGATGGCCAACGCCGCCGATGCACCGCAAATTGCCGTTGCCCCGCCGGCAAGCACTCCTGCATAGCGACCTTGGCCAGAGAGCTTCGCGCCAATCAATCCAGCCCCGAAAGCCGCCATCATGATCGCGAGCAGACCCGCGAATGCTAACCAGCCAATCGCACCGATTTGCATCACAGTGACCTGCAAACCCAAGAGCACGATCCCGATCCGCAGGAAATGGCGCGCTGCGAAATCGAGGCCTGTTCCCAGCGCCGGATGGTCCGCCAGGAAATGCAGTGCCAAACCTATCAGCAACCCAAGAAGGATGGCCGGGAATCCGTAGTGCTCTGCCAGCCACATCGCGGCAAGCGCAGCAATCAGGCAGGTTAACAAGCCGGGCAGCAAACCAGCCAAAGTCTGTCGCTCGCCGGGATCAGCAATTTCAGACTGATAGACTTCGCCGAACAAATCGCCTGCGAACAGTGCTGGGTCTGGCTTTCGATCGCTCATACCGAAAATGTCACCCCGCATTGCCCCTACCAATTTGCGGCATATCGCCATGCCCTCATATAGCTTTAGCCAAAGCCGATCCGGACCGCAAAGTGAGTCCG
The Altererythrobacter ishigakiensis genome window above contains:
- a CDS encoding YeiH family protein; translation: MSDRKPDPALFAGDLFGEVYQSEIADPGERQTLAGLLPGLLTCLIAALAAMWLAEHYGFPAILLGLLIGLALHFLADHPALGTGLDFAARHFLRIGIVLLGLQVTVMQIGAIGWLAFAGLLAIMMAAFGAGLIGAKLSGQGRYAGVLAGGATAICGASAALAIYSVIGRDRLDQARFTITLVGIALASALALSIYPAAAQSLGLDAAQAGYLVGASIHDVAQAIGGGYAISDEAGAQATIIKLARVTLLAPAVALIALWLGEAGGAEAKSKPVWRRLSMPWFIIAFLALVAVNSVVTLPVQLAESGLAASKFLLLLAVTATAMRARLSLLLEAGWRPLVPVIAATLASFMAALAVALLLI
- a CDS encoding 5'-methylthioadenosine phosphorylase (Catalyzes the reversible phosphorolysis of 5'-deoxy-5'- methylthioadenosine (MTA) to adenine and 5-methylthio-D-ribose-1- phosphate), translating into MTSPWTIGIIGGSGLYAIEGLEDAQWIAIESPWGKPSDEVLCGRIGDVRVRFLPRHGRGHPISPGELNARANIDVLKRAGCTDILAISAVGSLREEIEPGRFAIVEQFIDRTNRQPNSFFGTGLVAHVSMADPVCARLSEMAAKAFKSAKGKVATGSTYLAMEGPQFSTRAESRMYREWGADVIGMTAMPEAKLAREAELPYALIGMVTDYDCWRDGEAVDVGQVVAQMQINSQIARDAIVRFVNALPDGRQASPIDYALEDAVITAPDKHDPNLIAKLDAVAGRLLNQG
- a CDS encoding YciI family protein, with the protein product MKLFAFYCRDGEHSAMFREHGYEALLEHFDKHGDDFAVAGPMVKGDKIVGSLLVIKAEDEASAREKLEAIPYFEIGVWQSIRADEFQPRFGDWSKRLDP
- a CDS encoding formate/nitrite transporter family protein, translated to MQEQEIIEEGESESLSSPEIYIEVAREGIEEMQRPSISLFWSAIAAGFLISFSLIAKAALHVETYDLPAGYAIESMGYTIGFILVIYCRLQLFTENTITPVLPTIAAPSARNLGNLGRVWGISLSANFIGTAIMAALFAFTPVVTPETLEAMIYISEKVAAMGFMESLVKGLPSGLLIAALVWMRPSSGESFLGLVFLIIYVIAIGDFTHVVVGSCEIFLLAWSGQGALAEMALTNILPTLLGNVIGGTVLFALIAWVQIRRELRATVTKLREEADADQTRM
- a CDS encoding glutathione S-transferase family protein → MADLVIYGSPVSPFVRKAAAVCIEKGVDFELESVNVFDPPDWFRAISPLKRIPVLRDRSIAEEGIPGTIADSSAICGYIEKKHPDVPIYPADPYAYGRALWIEEYADSHLAATGGLGIFRAIAFAAMNGKEPDLDTARATWAEKMPPILAYLDSALGDGEFYAGDALSIADITVTTCLMQMTLAAHAPLDAYPALAAHQKRMQARESIAGPFAKAEAFIRKAVPKPLDIA
- a CDS encoding DUF6356 family protein, giving the protein MIRKAFTEHPASVGETYFQHLMHASGFGVRMVLGGFACMLHGLLPFLFVKTGSKQIETLHGKMVVNRSKLPAPIDFVI
- a CDS encoding Lrp/AsnC family transcriptional regulator; this encodes MAQDMELDTKDWAILALLQKDASLSVQAIADKVGLSTNPCWRRIKLMEEAGIIKRRVALVDASKLGFTTTVFVSIRTRRHDAEWLAAFDNAIAGIEEITECHRMAGDIDYMLKLCVRDIADYDRIYQRLIKRVPDLADVTASFSMEEMKSTTAFPRPA
- a CDS encoding quinone oxidoreductase family protein, whose translation is MMTCLRAEIRQLGGPEVIEWVEGDIPNPGPGEVLIQHSAIGLNFIDTYHRGGLYPIDLPSGLGLEAAGTITALGEGVAGYAEGDRVAYMGPGLGAYATHRVMPADALFKLPDDVSDDVAAAAILKAATTEGLVERCADVNAGDTVLVHAAAGGVGLIMVQWLKALGVNVIGTVSSDAKEVLAREAGSDHVIRYDREEIAPLVRDITGGKGVPVVFDGVGKATFEASLDSMSPRGLLVSFGNASGAVEGVNLGILAQKGSLFVTRPTLMHYYMTPEDRSAGIARVWDMLSTGKVKITIGQTYALKDAAQAHIDLEARRTTGSTILRP